A single Triticum dicoccoides isolate Atlit2015 ecotype Zavitan chromosome 2A, WEW_v2.0, whole genome shotgun sequence DNA region contains:
- the LOC119355826 gene encoding regulator of nonsense transcripts UPF2-like → MEHMENESHEGKKQDEEGHHNNEVVRLEEYKKLIDVKTALRQSNLNPERPDASHLRTLDSSIKRNTAVIKKLKAINDEQKDGLMEELKSVNLSKFVSEAVSYICEAKLRSADIQAAVQICSLLHQRYKDFSPCLIQGLLKAFFPGKAGDDIDPDKNSRAMKKRSTLKLLMELYFVGIVEDASTFINIIKDLTSVEHLKDRETTQTNLTLLASFARQGKHFLGLQKHGQEAYDEFFMGLNITDDLKTFFKKSLSSYYDAAVAILQSEHASLRAMESENAKILNVKGELSDENTALYEKLRKSFDQLLRCVSSLAEALDMQPPVMPDDGHTTRVTTASELSPSGKHFSAVEPIWDDEDTKAFYESLPDLRVFVPGVLLGEAEPKLVDQHGKVHEQTGEHKLEQGAEVQNNAEASVPEHQLEGKTNVGSKNREKKDKTGKEISKEKEADQKGDIEREKVRVTDGASLDNLLQRLPRCVSRDLIDQLTVEFCYLNSKANRKKLARALFNVPRTSLELLPFYSRLVATLSTCMKDLPSMLLSMLEEEFNFLMNKKDQIKIETKIRNIRFIGELCKFNIAPSGLVFSCLKACLDDFSHHNIDVACNLLETCGRFLYLSQGTTVRMSNMLEILRRLKNVKNLDPHHSTLVENAYYLCKPPERSARVSKVRPPLHQYIRKLLFSDLDKTSVQHVLRQLRKLPWAECEEYLVKCFLKVHKGKYSQVHLIALLTAGLSHYHDDFHVAVVDEVLEEIRVGLELNDYAMQQRQLAHMRFLGELYNYEHIDSSVIFDTLYHITVFGHGTLEQDLLDPPEDFFRIRMIVTLLQTCGHYFDRGSSKRKLDRFLLHFQRYILNKGPLPLDVEFDVQDMFAELRPNMTRYSSPELLASALAELEENEKTKQSESAASDVSCKSSANRPDKNGRGHEEVADSESYSGSRSIYRDGSEDGDSLYEENSDGRSGNGVVDDDDTRPSGSDEEERVQVRHKVVQVDPKEQEDFDRELRALLQESLESRKLEPRVKSTLNMTVPMKIVEGSKDSRATERESGEELTAEESGNAGGGSEVKVCVRVLVKKGHKQQTRQMLIPGDCSLVQSTKQQEAALLEEKQNIKQKILEYNEREEEEFNASSFQTGFWGQGGSSAGGSIGSAGRGSWDGSNRGGRGRQRYYIAGGIYHGYGRGR, encoded by the exons ATGGAGCACATGGAGAATGAGAGCCACGAGGGGAAAAAGCAGGATGAAGAGGGGCATCATAACAATGAG GTGGTCCGTCTTGAAGAATACAAGAAGCTTATTGACGTAAAGACGGCTCTCCGCCAGAGTAACCTAAACCCTGAGAGGCCTG ATGCAAGTCACCTGAGAACTCTTGATTCCAGTATTAAGCGCAACACAGCAGTTATCAAGAAGCTCAAAGCGATAAACGATGAAcaaaaggatggcttaatggaagaATTGAAAAGTGTGAATCTAAGCAAATTTGTCAGTGAAGCAGTTTCTTACATTTGTGAGGCCAAACTTCGTTCTGCTGATATACAAGCTGCTGTTCAG ATATGCTCGCTACTTCATCAAAGGTACAAGGACTTCTCTCCTTGCCTTATTCAAGGACTGCTGAAAGCCTTCTTTCCAGGGAAAGCTGGAGATGATATAGATCCAGATAAGAACTCAAGGGCCATGAAGAAAAGAAGCACACTGAAGCTTCTTATGGAATTGTATTTTGTTGGAATTGTTGAAGATGCTAGTACTTTCATAAACATTATAAAGGATCTGACGTCGGTGGAACATTTGAAGGACCGTGAAACAACTCAGACAAATTTGACTCTCCTTGCTAGTTTTGCTCGCCAAGGAAAGCATTTTCTTGGATTACAAAAACATGGGCAAGAAGCTTATGATGAG TTTTTTATGGGCCTCAATATTACCGATGATCTGAAGACGTTCTTTAAGAAATCCTTGAGCTCTTACTATGATGCCGCAGTTGCAATTCTCCAGTCAGAACATGCG TCTCTTCGTGCAATGGAGTCTGAAAATGCAAAGATTTTAAATGTCAAAGGGGAACTAAGTGATGAGAATACTGCCTTGTATGAGAAGCTTCGGAAATCTTTCGATCAGTTATTGCGCTGCGTTTCATC CTTAGCTGAAGCTCTTGATATGCAGCCTCCTGTTATGCCAGATGATGGACATACAACAAGGGTAACTACGGCGTCAGAGTTATCCCCTTCTGGGAAACATTTTTCTGCAGTAGAACCTATCTGGGATGATGAAGACACAAAGGCATTTTATGAGTCTTTGCCTGATCTCAG AGTATTCGTGCCTGGTGTACTATTGGGAGAAGCTGAACCAAAGTTGGTAGATCAACATGGAAAGGTTCACGAACAAACTGGT GAGCATAAATTGGAACAAGGAGCTGAAGTTCAAAACAATGCTGAAGCTTCTGTCCCTGAGCACCAGTTGGAAGGAAAAACAAATGTTGGATCCAAgaatagagaaaaaaaagataaaacAGGCAAAGAAATTTCTAAAGAAAAAGAGGCTGATCAAAAAGGAGATATTGAAAGAGAAAAAGTAAGAGTCACAGATGGCGCAAGTTTGGACAACCTGCTTCAGAGGCTGCCAAGGTGTGTGAGCCGAGATCTAATTGACCAATTGACG GTGGAGTTTTGCTATCTGAATTCTAAAGCAAACAGGAAGAAACTTGCACGAGCTTTATTCAATGTTCCAAGGACTTCGTTGGAACTGTTACCTTTCTACTCCCGTTTAGTTGCCACTTTGTCCACATGCATGAAGGATCTCCCAAGTATGCTCTTGTCAATGCTTGAAGAAGAGTTTAACTTTTTGATGAACAAGAAG GATCAGATCAAAATCGAAACAAAAATTAGAAATATTAGATTTATTGGGGAATTGTGCAAATTCAATATTGCTCCATCAGGCCTTGTTTTTAGTTGTTTGAAG GCTTGCCTAGATGATTTTAGCCATCATAACATTGATGTGGCCTGCAATCTTCTTGAGACCTGCGGGCGCTTTCTTTATCTCTCACAAGGAACTACAGTTCGCATGTCAAACATGCTGGAAATACTGAGGAGGTTGAAAAATGTGAAGAATTTGGATCCACACCACAGCACACTTGTAGAGAACGCCTATTACTTATGCAAACCACCAGAAAGATCTGCCAGAGTCTCTAAAGTCCGGCCACCTCTGCATCAG TACATAAGGAAGCTGCTTTTCTCAGATCTTGATAAAACaagtgttcagcatgttcttcgtcAGTTACGCAAGTTACCTTGGGCTGAGTGTGAGGAGTACCTGGTGAAATGTTTTCTCAAGGTTCACAAGGGAAAATATAGCCAAGTTCATCTGATTGCTCTTCTAACTGCTGGTCTTAGTCACTATCATGATGATTTTCATGTGGCTGTGGTAGATGAG GTTCTAGAAGAGATTAGAGTTGGACTTGAGCTGAATGACTATGCAATGCAACAGCGACAACTTGCCCACATGCGATTCCTTGGGGAGCTGTATAACTACGAGCATATTGATTCATCAGTTATATTTGACACATTGTACCATATTACTGTATTTGGTCATGGAACACTGGAA CAAGATCTGCTTGATCCCCCAGAAGATTTCTTCAGGATAAGGATGATTGTTACACTTCTCCAGACGTGTGGTCACTATTTTGATAGAGGCTCTTCAAAAAGAAAGCTTGACAGATTTTTGCTACATTTTCAAAGATATATTCTGAACAAAGGGCCATTGCCACTTGATGTTGAGTTTGATGTGCAG GACATGTTTGCTGAGCTACGGCCTAACATGACTAGGTATTCATCTCCAGAACTGTTGGCTTCTGCTCTGGCTGAGCTTGAAGAAAATGAGAAGACGAAACAATCCGAAAGTGCTGCTTCTGATGTCAGCTGCAAGAGCTCAGCAAACAGGCCTGACAAAAATGGCAGGGGCCACGAAGAAGTAGCAGACAGTGAAAGCTACTCAGGTAGCAGAAGCATCTATCGCGATGGAAGTGAAGATGGAGATTCTCTGTACGAAGAAAACTCAGATGGCAGGTCAGGGAATGGGGTTGTAGATGACGATGACACCAGGCCTTCTGGTTCTGATGAAGAAGAAAGGGTCCAGGTTAGACATAAGGTGGTGCAAGTTGACCCTAAGGAGCAGGAAGACTTTGACCGGGAGCTGAGGGCCCTTCTACAGGAAAGCTTGGAGTCGCGCAAGTTGGAGCCACGGGTGAAATCCACTTTGAATATGACTGTACCGATGAAAATCGTTGAGGGGTCAAAGGACTCGAGAGCCACTGAAAGAGAGAGTGGAGAAGAGCTTACAGCTGAGGAAAGTGGTAATGCTGGGGGCGGTAGTGAGGTCAAGGTGTGCGTCAGGGTGCTTGTGAAGAAAGGGCACAAGCAGCAGACAAGGCAAATGCTCATTCCTGGGGACTGCTCACTCGTTCAGAGCACAAAGCAGCAAGAGGCGGCTCTGCTCGAGGAGAAGCAAAACATCAAGCAGAAAATCCTGGAATACAACGAGAGGGAggaggaagaattcaacgcatcaTCATTCCAAACTGGGTTCTGGGGTCAAGGAGGAAGCAGCGCAGGCGGCAGTATCGGCTCGGCCGGTCGTGGTTCATGGGACGGTTCAAACAGAGGCGGTCGCGGCCGGCAGCGGTACTACATCGCCGGCGGGATCTATCATGGCTATGGCAGGGGAAGGTGA